The Pirellulales bacterium genome has a segment encoding these proteins:
- a CDS encoding dihydroorotate dehydrogenase — MSAPAPSVDLSVRLGRLALPNPILTASGTFGYAREMAGLVDLKRLGGIIPKTITRLPRPGNAPWRTLETPAGMLNSIGLDNDGQEAFIEHHLPYLATVGAPIIVSIAGRTLDEFVEMARRLDGLAGIAALELNISCPNVSHGVDLGVDPQMCRRVVAGCRAACGFPIVAKLTPNVTDITAIGRAAADGGADAISAINTVLGMAVDWRRRRPMLGNVMGGLSGPAIKPLALRCVYQISKAVRTPIIGIGGIATIDDVMEFLIAGATAVQIGTANFYNPTVTMQLLNALPAALNQLDAKSITDIVGTLQTESRPPTTARQSSPKSDH, encoded by the coding sequence ATGTCCGCACCTGCGCCATCCGTCGATCTTTCCGTTCGCTTGGGACGTCTGGCGCTTCCCAACCCCATTCTCACGGCGTCGGGCACTTTCGGTTACGCTCGCGAAATGGCCGGATTGGTCGACTTAAAGCGGCTCGGCGGAATCATCCCCAAAACCATTACTCGGCTCCCTCGGCCCGGCAACGCTCCTTGGCGAACGCTTGAAACCCCCGCCGGCATGCTCAATTCCATCGGGCTAGATAACGACGGCCAGGAAGCGTTCATCGAACATCATCTGCCGTATTTGGCAACCGTCGGCGCGCCGATCATCGTCAGCATTGCCGGCCGCACGCTGGACGAATTCGTCGAAATGGCCCGCCGCCTGGACGGCTTGGCCGGAATCGCGGCCTTGGAGTTAAACATCTCCTGCCCCAACGTCAGCCACGGCGTCGATTTGGGCGTCGATCCGCAAATGTGCCGCCGCGTGGTGGCCGGCTGTCGGGCAGCCTGCGGCTTTCCCATCGTCGCCAAACTTACGCCCAACGTGACCGACATTACCGCCATTGGCCGCGCCGCTGCCGATGGCGGGGCCGACGCCATTTCGGCCATTAACACCGTTTTGGGCATGGCTGTCGATTGGCGGCGTCGCCGCCCGATGCTCGGCAACGTAATGGGGGGCCTCAGTGGACCCGCCATCAAGCCGCTGGCATTGCGCTGCGTGTACCAAATTTCCAAGGCCGTACGCACGCCGATCATTGGCATTGGCGGCATCGCGACGATCGACGACGTCATGGAGTTTCTTATCGCCGGAGCAACTGCAGTGCAAATTGGCACGGCAAACTTCTATAATCCCACCGTAACCATGCAACTGCTCAATGCCCTGCCGGCCGCTCTGAACCAATTGGACGCAAAATCGATCACTGATATCGTCGGCACATTGCAAACTGAATCCCGACCACCGACCACGGCTCGACAGAGCTCGCCGAAGTCTGACCACTGA